GTGGCACTCGATGCGGCCGAACTTCGCATTGCTGAACCCCTGATAGCCAAAGCAGGCGACGAGGATCCACTTCAGCGCTCCCGACCGCCCCTCGAGTTCCGCCAGTCGTTCCTCGTCGGGGTCGTCCCGTTCCTTCTCGCGACGGATGGCCGCCTTGATCTCGTCGCGGGCGTCGATGATCGGCTGGAGGACGTCGACGAGGTAGCCCCGGTCGTCGCAGATTGAGTACCCGAGGCCGGGGACGTCGTCGCGGTCGCTGTGACAGCTACACCGGATGACGTCCGGCGAAACGTTCCGGGTACAGATGATGTTGGGATACAACGAGGAGAAGTCGAGTTCGTGGACGTTCTCGTGGAGTCCGACCTCGGGAGCGAAGATGAAGCCGCCACGATCGGCGTCGTGGAGCGTTCCCATCGGCTTGTAGAACTCGTGGCGCCAGGAGTTCCACGGCACGAGGACGCTACGGTCGTGGGCCTCGCAGATCTGGATCGCCGTGAGCACGTTCCCGATCGACGCCCACGCAAGCTCCTGGACGGGCTTTTTCGAGCGCGACACGAGGTCGAGGACGCCGTCGAGGTTCGTCTCCCCGTAGAAGAACGTGTTCGACTCGTCGATGATCGCCCGGCCGGGCACGTTGTACCGCGCCGGGGAGTGACCGACGCGGCCGTAACTCGAGTACGTCGACTGGCTCGCGAGCTGCTGGTAGTCCACATCCGGCCACCGACTTAGCGAGAAGTCGTCGACGCCGGCGGTCGTCGCCATCTCGTACAGGGTCGGGACGATTTCGCTCGTCGAGCAGACCAGGACGTCCGGATCGTGTGCTTCGAGCGCCCCTTGGACGGCGGTCAAGATATCCGTCGACGAGCCGGTGACGGTGTCGCCGGCGACGGACAGCTCCCCATAGACGTCGTTGCTCGTTTCGGTCACCGGGACGCTGAGCCGGAGCGTCGACAGCTCGCTCGCCGGCGTCGGATCGGCGCTGGTCTCCAGACAGTACCGGAACTCTCGCGAGAAGTCGACGTTGAAGCAGGCGAGATCCCCGACTGGATAGGCCGACAGCTGGCGTGCCTGCCGGGCAAGTGGGGTGACGCGGTCGATGTCGCCCACATCGACCGCGAGAACGGCTTCCTCGTCCCGTCGAAAGCCGGGGCGTCGCGCAACCGTCTCGGTCGCGACGACGTCCGGGTGCTGGTCGTACACCGATTGGAGCGTCGTGAGGTCGAGGTCGGCATCAGGGTCGCGAGCGGCGACGTAGAAGCGTGGGGTGTAGTCATCGCGCTCGGTCGCGACGGCGCCGTCGGCGGTTGCCTCCCACTCCAGGACGCGGCCGTCGTCCAGAAAGTCGATACTGAACGGCATCTGTGGCTATTTCGCCTCTGCCATTTGGACGATTGCGTTTCTAATAAGCTGAGGCGTGTCGTTTCCGAGTCTCAACCGAACGGCGCAAAACGCCTCTAATATCCGATCTTGTCTTGTTTTGCGCGTACTCTTTCTTTTCCGGGATGCTTTCCGGGAACACAGCCAAGTATTAACCAACAGATTCGGATGCTGGTGTCATCTGTTGGTTAAACTTCGTATTTGATCGTCGTATATCTGATTTATATGCTATCAGAGCCTTTTGCCGTCATCTCTATCTGCCCAATCATACTTTGGGTATATTCAGACCAAAGACTTATTTGGTATCTGGAGTATGGTATTGGTGTATGAGGCCGAATGTTGATATTCCGTGGTCTATCCATGGGAGAATCAAGGAGCACGCAGAGCAGACCGACCAAACAATCGAGGAAGCGTATATTGAGACCCTTGAGAACGGAGTCCGCGATCTTCCCGAACAGCGGGGAGAAGTCACTCTTCCAAGTCCCGGTTACAACGATTTTGGGCCACGACTTATCCGAACGCAAGGAACAGACTCACCGGATATCAATGACTCAGTGACCTTCCATCCGTTTTTCCACCTCGGAGAGAACTCAATGGAAATCCGAACACGGACGGATGATATGGATGCTGATGAGTTCACAGACCGATTGGCAAGGCTCCACAACGTAGGAAGACTTAGCACGTCTTGGTTCACAGTTCACCAGCTGGGTGGGGCACTCGTCGGTCGGGGGCCTGCTAACCTTGTCACGGCTGTTAGAGAAGCCCACGCCAGGTTCGCTGATGAGGAAATTCCAACGTACAAGAATGGACACCTCATCTATATCGCCAACCTCG
This genomic window from Haloplanus sp. GDY1 contains:
- a CDS encoding type B DNA-directed DNA polymerase, whose protein sequence is MPFSIDFLDDGRVLEWEATADGAVATERDDYTPRFYVAARDPDADLDLTTLQSVYDQHPDVVATETVARRPGFRRDEEAVLAVDVGDIDRVTPLARQARQLSAYPVGDLACFNVDFSREFRYCLETSADPTPASELSTLRLSVPVTETSNDVYGELSVAGDTVTGSSTDILTAVQGALEAHDPDVLVCSTSEIVPTLYEMATTAGVDDFSLSRWPDVDYQQLASQSTYSSYGRVGHSPARYNVPGRAIIDESNTFFYGETNLDGVLDLVSRSKKPVQELAWASIGNVLTAIQICEAHDRSVLVPWNSWRHEFYKPMGTLHDADRGGFIFAPEVGLHENVHELDFSSLYPNIICTRNVSPDVIRCSCHSDRDDVPGLGYSICDDRGYLVDVLQPIIDARDEIKAAIRREKERDDPDEERLAELEGRSGALKWILVACFGYQGFSNAKFGRIECHEAINAFAREILLTAKQRLEAGGWRVVHGIVDSIWVTPDPDVDDEDRGDLETLATEITERVEIRLEHEAHYDWVAFVPQRESDAGALTKYFGKVAGDDDFKIRGIEARQRSTPLFIERVQRECLKRFDATRSPDAVLGRLQDAIDQLHAGQVPIEQLVERNRVSKPLEGYTQNTQNVAALKRARDQNLAVHPGQDIEYVVVDDGKTSRERVALAHEEVEMYDPDYYETELIRAVESVLSPLGWTRSDLRRELSETRMPELTAFTESKEN